A genomic region of Leptolyngbya sp. NIES-2104 contains the following coding sequences:
- a CDS encoding single-stranded DNA-binding protein yields the protein MSSAGLNQWVVSGNLAADATVKTVTLKDGREAKVASATLYVQKPRNREESFTVSLNIWEKSAAWRVLPYLRKGSLIICTGDVEPNPFISSNGNVPRAGLKMTVLDVHLDRVKDDELEGSEEAVAVPV from the coding sequence ATGTCGAGCGCCGGACTGAATCAGTGGGTTGTAAGTGGCAACCTAGCGGCAGATGCAACTGTGAAAACAGTGACGCTTAAAGACGGTCGAGAAGCTAAGGTTGCAAGTGCAACGCTTTATGTGCAGAAGCCTCGCAATCGGGAAGAATCTTTTACAGTGTCTTTGAATATTTGGGAAAAGTCAGCAGCTTGGCGGGTGTTGCCATATCTGAGGAAAGGATCGTTAATTATCTGTACTGGAGATGTTGAACCAAATCCATTCATTTCGAGCAACGGTAATGTGCCAAGAGCAGGATTAAAGATGACTGTGCTAGATGTGCATCTCGATCGCGTCAAAGACGACGAACTGGAAGGGTCAGAAGAAGCTGTTGCAGTTCCAGTTTGA
- a CDS encoding glycoside hydrolase family 57 protein → MSIGYVALVLHAHLPFVRHPESDFVLEEEWLYEAITETYIPLIQVFEGLIRDGVDFKITMSMTPPLCSMLADPLLQDRYDEHLSKLEELAELEVERHAHSGHMKYLAEHNAKEFNAVRNTWEKYDRNLITAFKQFLDSNNLEIITCGATHGYLPLMKMYPQAVWAQIKVACEHYEQTFGRPAKGIWLPECAYYEGVERMLADAGLRYFLTDGHGILYARPRPRYGSYAPIFTEPGVAAFGRDHESSQQVWSSEVGYPGAVEYREFYRDLGWDADYEYIKPYVMPNGQRKNVGIKYHKITGKGLGLGDKQLYDPYWARQKTTEHAANFVYNRERQVEHLFGIMHRPPIIVSPYDAELFGHWWYEGPWFIDYLFRKAWFDQETFEMTHLADYLRKHPTQQVCRPSQSSWGYKGFHEYWLNETNAWIYPHLHKAAERMIELANREPTDELEWKALNQAARELLLAQSSDWAFIMRTGTMVPYAVRRTRSHLMRFNKLYEDLNHGKVDSGWIEKVEAIDNIFPDINYRVYRPL, encoded by the coding sequence ATGAGCATTGGATATGTTGCCTTAGTGCTGCACGCTCACCTCCCATTTGTGCGTCACCCCGAAAGCGACTTTGTACTCGAAGAAGAATGGCTCTACGAGGCGATTACTGAGACTTATATTCCATTAATTCAGGTGTTTGAAGGCTTGATCCGCGATGGCGTAGACTTCAAAATCACCATGAGCATGACTCCACCGCTCTGCTCAATGTTGGCAGATCCGTTACTTCAAGACCGCTACGATGAGCATTTATCGAAACTTGAAGAACTGGCAGAACTGGAAGTCGAGCGTCATGCCCATTCCGGTCACATGAAATATCTGGCAGAACACAATGCCAAAGAATTCAATGCAGTTCGCAACACTTGGGAAAAGTACGATCGTAATCTCATCACCGCATTCAAACAATTTCTTGACTCAAACAACCTTGAAATCATTACCTGCGGCGCGACTCACGGCTATCTGCCTTTGATGAAAATGTACCCGCAAGCGGTCTGGGCGCAAATCAAAGTGGCTTGCGAACATTACGAACAAACATTTGGTCGTCCTGCAAAAGGAATTTGGCTTCCAGAATGCGCCTACTATGAAGGTGTAGAACGCATGTTAGCGGATGCAGGATTGCGCTACTTCCTCACTGATGGACATGGAATTCTCTACGCTCGTCCGCGTCCGCGCTATGGCAGCTATGCCCCGATTTTTACAGAACCGGGTGTCGCTGCATTCGGACGCGACCATGAATCGTCTCAGCAGGTTTGGTCTTCGGAAGTAGGCTATCCGGGAGCCGTGGAATATCGGGAGTTCTATCGCGACTTAGGCTGGGATGCAGACTATGAATATATCAAGCCGTACGTCATGCCAAATGGTCAGCGGAAAAATGTCGGCATCAAGTACCACAAGATTACTGGAAAAGGGTTAGGTCTAGGCGACAAGCAGCTTTACGATCCGTACTGGGCAAGGCAAAAGACGACGGAACATGCAGCTAACTTTGTCTATAACCGAGAACGTCAAGTTGAACATCTCTTTGGCATCATGCACCGCCCACCGATCATTGTTTCGCCCTATGATGCGGAACTATTCGGTCACTGGTGGTATGAAGGTCCTTGGTTTATTGACTATCTATTCCGTAAAGCTTGGTTTGATCAAGAGACTTTCGAGATGACGCACTTAGCAGACTATCTGAGAAAGCATCCGACCCAGCAAGTTTGCCGCCCGTCTCAGTCAAGCTGGGGCTACAAAGGCTTCCACGAATACTGGTTGAATGAGACAAATGCTTGGATTTACCCACATTTGCACAAAGCCGCAGAGCGAATGATTGAGCTTGCGAATCGGGAACCCACAGATGAATTAGAGTGGAAAGCTTTGAATCAGGCTGCACGAGAATTGTTGTTAGCACAATCTTCGGACTGGGCATTTATCATGCGAACGGGAACAATGGTTCCTTATGCGGTGAGAAGAACGCGATCGCACCTGATGCGATTCAACAAGCTCTACGAAGACCTGAATCACGGCAAAGTTGATTCCGGCTGGATTGAGAAAGTCGAAGCGATCGATAATATCTTCCCCGACATCAACTATCGTGTTTACCGTCCGCTGTAA